A region of the Prevotella melaninogenica genome:
TTTCCTTACGACCATGGAATGTTATACGACACTCCAAGTTGCCTGCCATACGTGCTAATCGCTCCAACCAACGATAGAAACCAGGTTCAAACTCAGCACGAGAGGGGATTGCCACTTGTATTCTTCGGATTGTATTCAATGGCTGAAGAATACGTGTCACGATAATCTGACGGCTCAATCCGTTGTATAGACTTCGTGTAAACTCTCCCCAGAAGCTACGACTAATCTCCTTATGGAAGTGGAGTCCCATCAAAATTTCTGATGCCTGAAACTCCTTAAAAGCATGTTTAATACCATTGGCAATATTGGCAGCAATACGCACCTGCGTCACCATCGGAACATCAGAGGCACTTGCCAAATGGCAGAGATGGTCCAACAAACGCTGTCCCTCCGCCTGATTATGGCGCATATTTACATCATCATAAACCACATTCAATGCCACTAACTCTCGTTTTAAACGTGGATTACGCATCAGTGTAGCCATGGTTACAAGGTTATCAGAATACTCTGGGTACTTCACTGGAATCAGAATCTTCTCATCATCAAGATTCTTCATCATGTCATGTCCTTCTTTCTCCTGCAGACGAAGCCGTTGTGCTGCCCGCTCTGTGATGACAGTTGAGATGATACAGGTGAAGAGAATCATTATCACAATTCCATTCAAAACCTCGTCACCAAAGAGGTATTCACCCGGTGCTACCTGCAACTTACGTCCTACCATCACCATCGCAATAGCACCAGCTGCATGGGCACTGGTCAAACCAAACATCATGTGACCTGCCAACCAAGATAGGCGAAAGATACGAGCTGCCAAGTAAGCTGCTACAGCCTTACCCAAGGTGCCGAAGAAGACGATACAGAATACGACCCAAAGTATCTTACTTCCTTCAAAAAGTAGGCGTACATTAATCAGCATACCCACACCGATAAGAAAGTAAGGGATGAAGAGTGCATTACCCGTAAACTCTATGCGGTTCATCAATGGAGACACCTTTGGCACAAATCGATTCAATATCAAACCTGACATGAACGCTCCAAAAATTCCTTCCAAACCCACAGCATCCGACAAAGCTGCCGAGAGAAAAACAATGGCGAGGATGAAGATAAACTGCATCACAGCATCTGAATACCGACGAAGAAACCAACGTGTCACACGTGGAATCACCATAATTAGACCCACACAATATGCTACAAATTTCAGAATGAATAGCAGCCAAAAGACTATTCCACCATTGCCATGGAATGAGTTGACAATGGATGCCATGACAATCAACGCCATAAAGAGAGCCATCATAGATGAACCAACACTCAACGTTGAACTCGTATGTCGTGTTAATCCGTATCGTCCCACTATCGGATAGGCTATCAACGTGTTAGAAGCCATAATTGCCGCAAGCAGAAGCGATGCCAAAGGAAGATAGCCCAATAGGCTGACACCCATAAAATAGGTCATTGCAAAGGGGATAAGAAAGGTCAACATACCGAAGACCACCACCCTATTACGGTTTTTCTTCAGTCCTTCCATATCCATCTCCAGACCTGCAAGAAACATGATATAAAACAGTCCTACACGTCCAAAGAGTTCAAACGAAGCGTCACGACCAAGGATGTTCAGTCCATATTTTCCGACAAGAACACCCGCCAATACCATACCAATGATATGTGGAATACGTAGTCGTCCCATGATAATAGGCGAAAGCAATATCATCAGCAGAACAACAAAGAAAATCAATGTCGGGTCGGTTATCGGGAAATATTGAGATAAATTCAGCATGCGTATCTATAAAATTACTGTCTGCAAAGTTACGAAAAAACTTTGGCAACCGACTAATATTACCTCCCTAATAAGGCTTCTTCCGTTAATTGTATAGACTCTTTTCGTATTGCTCCAACGATAGAAACAAGGTTATTCGCTAAATAATACATAGCCAAGACTGTCTTGGCTATCTATTCTATTATAAGCCTCCAACACAGCAAACCTTTTCATTCTTAATACTTTGAAGATGTAAATAAGAGCTTGAAAAATCATTACATATTTTCGGATAAAACAGCTATAAATAAGGACAAAAACACACATGCAAAGCAGGTTGATAACTAAAAGAAAATCAATTAGTTATAAAGGAGTAAACAAAAAGGTGCTTAATTGGACTTCAAAAGGGCGTTAGTAAGGAGCTTAAAGAGCATCTATTGCAAGTCAATTAGGCGTCTTTTAGAAGGCTAAAGAGCATGTATTCGTTTTGAACTACATAAAAATAGTTTACAAACGTTGATTAGTATGGGAATAAGTGGTACTGCCTTAAAAGTGTATAAGCCTTTATTCTATTCTCTTTCTTTGCATTTAATGGAAGCATCTTAATAAGCCTATTATTATCACTAAATGACAGAAAACAACAGTACCCCACTGAATTATATCTATCAAAACAGAAAAAAGACTAACATACCGTTGTTTGTCTTAGGGAAAAATAGTAAATTTGCAACTACGAATAGGTTAGTAAACAAATAAAGATAAAAGATATGAAAGTAGCAATTGTTGGTGCCAGTGGTGCCGTAGGTCAAGAGTTCCTGCGCATCTTAGCTGAGAGAAACTTCCCAATGGACGAGCTTGTTCTCTTTGGTTCAGAACGTTCTGCAGGTAAGAAATACACATTCAAGGGTAAGGAATACGAGGTAAAACTGCTCCAGCACAATGATGATTTCAAGGATGTAGACATCGCCTTCACAAGTGCTGGCGGTGGTACTTCTGCTGAGTTTGCTGAGACCATCACCAAGTATGGTGCTGTCATGATTGACAACTCAAGCCAGTTCCGTCAGGATGATGACGTGCCATTGGTTGTTCCAGAGATTAACGCAGAAGATGCTTTGAACCGTCCACGTGGCATCATTGCTAACCCTAACTGTACTACCATTATGATGGTTGTTGTATTGAATCCAATCGATAAGCTCAGCCATATCAAGAAAGTACACGTAAGCAGCTATCAGAGTGCATCTGGTGCAGGTGCTGCCGCTATGGCAGAGTTGCAGCAGCAGTACAAGGAACTTGTTGAGACAGGCGAAGTGAAGACTGTTGAGAAGTTCCCACATCAGTTGGCATACAATGTCATTCCACAAATTGATAAGATGACAGAGAACGACTATACAAAGGAAGAGGTGAAGATGTTTAACGAGACTCGTAAGATTATGCACTCTGATGTTCGCACTTCTGCTACCTGCGTTCGCGTGTCTTCTCTCCGTAGCCATTCTGAGGCTGTATGGTTCGAGACCGAGCGTCCACTCTCTGTTGAGGAGATTCGTGAGGCTTTGAAGGCAGCTCCTGGTGTTACTGTTGTTGATGATCCACAGAACTATATCTACCCTATGCCACTCGAGAGTGCTGGTCACGATGATATCTATGTGGGTCGTATCCGTAAGGACCTTGCTGATGACAATGGCAATACACTCTGGCTCACTGGCGACCAGATTCGTAAGGGTGCTGCTTTGAATGCTGTACAGATTGCGGAGTACTTGATTAAGGTGGGTAATGTGAAATAGGAAGAAAGAAAAAGAAAAGAAAAGCTGGCCTCTCCCCCAACCCTTCCCCCGTAGGAAGGGGAGTGATTACCGAAAAAGGATAAAGGTTTGCAGAACATTAAAAGAGCGTATCGAGAAGACTGAAAACTTCTTGATACGCTCTTTTCTTTTGCATTAATAAAGCCAATTGATGATAGGCTACATCAAAAGACATAAGCTTCACCATAGTAAACATAGTCTCTTGACCTACTAAAAACGCTATTTTGCTATCGTATAACTATCGTTTCTACGTATGAGAAACGTGCTTGGTGGATTTTTCTTCACGTAAATAATTATTTCTTTTCACGTAAATAAATATTTTTCTTCATGAAAATAAATATTTATTATCGTGAAAAGAATTAACCAAAGTCGCTATATCATAGTCTAATAAACTATATATCAACAGAATAAACACGTGAGAAAAACACCACAAAAAGCACGTTTATTAAGAAGGAAAAATATGTATCCTACTTATTCTTCTTATAATAAGCTACAGCAGCAGCTACATTCTCCTTCACAGCACGTGATGTATAGGTAGCTCCTGTCACACCATCAAGGCTCTCTGCCTTTGCAGCTTTTGACAGTTTCATGCCATTAAACTTTGGGAATAATCCTTGCTTCACCTTATCATAGAACTTAGGACCTTCACGATTAGGCAAAGCCTCAACCTTGACAACCTTATTATTCTTGATATAAACCTCTACAGGTGTTGCACCCTTAAATCCCTTTACATTTTGACAGAGGCTGGTCGTATTGACAACGTATGTGCCGTCTGCCTGCTTATACATTACCTTATCCTGCTGCACTGCAGCGAAAGCAATCCCTGTTGTTAGTACTGTTATGGCTGCTACTGATACTAATTGTTTTTTTAACATAACCTATTACCTTTATTTTTTACTGATAAATTCGACTGCAAATGTACGAAAAAGTAAAAGAAGCGTTCTCTCTTTTTGCATCTTTTAAGAGTTGCTTATTAGCCTTATTGGGCCAATAAGGCTAATAAGACTAATAGTGCCTTCCTCACTATTTTCCTTAGTTTCTTCTCTCTTTAATTATTTTATTTGTACATTTGTTCCCATAAACAATCAATATCAACGATGAAATATATACTACTACCTAAACCAGATACTATTCATCAACTACCCTTCTACTTTGCGGTAGAAGAATACGTAGCACGTCATTATACCGATGACGACTACTTTATGGGCTGGCGTGTGAACCCCACGGTGATGTTAGGACGCAATCAGTTGATTGACAATGAGGTCAATACAGATTACTGCAAAGAACAAAAGATTGATATTTTTAGACGAAAAAGTGGTGGCGGATGTATCTATGCCGACAAAGGCTGCATACAGTTCTCCTATATCTCTCGTGCCACCAATGCCAATGAGGCCTTTGCACAATATATGCAACGGATGGCAGACTTACTAAAAGGTCTGAAGATTGAAGCACAGTTATCAGGACGCAACGACATCCTCATCGACAACACAAAGGTATCGGGTTGTGCTTTTTATCAACTATCTAACCGTAGCATTCTGCACAACTCCCTACTCTTTGACACCCAACTTGACCACCTTTCTAATGCGCTCACACCTGCAAAAGAGAAACTACAAAGCAAGGGAGTGGAGTCTGTTAGACAGCGAGTGACGAACGTTGCAACCTATACACAGTTAGATATCTTATCGTTTATGGACTATGTACGACTGGAGATGTGTGGTGCAGAGGTTTTAGAACTGACAGAAGACGATATGAAAGGAGTGGCTGAGATAGAAAAGGAACTTGCTTCTGACGACTTTGTCTATGGTAAAAACCCCAAATATTCTCTCGTTCGTAAACATCGTTTTGAAGGTGTCGGAACCCTTGAAGCCCATATTGAATTAAAGAATAACATCATTGGAAGTATCAATATGGTGGGTGATTACTTCCTTCTTGGCGATATCGACCACGATTTCCTCAGCCTACTAAAGGGCTGTGCGTTCACAAGAGAGGCTGTTGAAGAAAGATTGCAAGATATAGACCTATCCACAATTATTCGTGGTCTAAAGCTACGACAGTTTCTCCACCTACTCTTCGGTCGTGAGCCACACGTGATGAAACCAGACTGGTTAAAGATTGACCTTACATCGAAGAAGTCGACTGGTGAAACAGCAGGCATCCTTGCTAAGCACCATCTAAACACTATCTGTACCAGCGGACTCTGTCCCAATCGCTCGGAATGTTGGATGGCACGTACGGCAACTTTGATGATTGGCGGTGACATCTGTACTCGAAAGTGCCGTTTCTGCAACACATTAAGTGGCAGACCCAGACTGCTCAACCCTGACGAGCCACGCCACGTGGCTGAGTCAGTGAAAGCTCTCAAGCTACGTTATGCCGTTATCACCTCTGTTGACCGTGATGACCTACCTGACTATGGTGCAGCTCATTGGATAAAGACCATCGAAGAGATACGCCGATTAAACCCTGACACAAAGATTGAACTGCTCATTCCAGACTTTATGGGGAAGGCTGAACTCATACGTCAAGTCATGGCAACTCGCCCCCACGTGGCAGGACATAACATGGAGACAGTGCGTCGCCTCACACCATCAGTACGTTCCGTGGCCCGCTACGAACGTAGTTTAGACGTACTGCGAGAGATTGCTAACTGTGGTATCACAGCCAAGACTGGCTTCATGCTCGGCTTAGGTGAGACCCATGAAGAAATTTTAGAGACAATGGATGATATCCTTACGACAGGTTGCCAACGCCTCACACTCGGTCAATATCTCCAACCTACTGCCGAACACCTGCCCGTTAAAGCCCATATCACACCCGAAAAGTTTGCTGAATATAAGCGGATAGCATTAGAGAAAGGTTTTAAGCATGTAGTCAGTGGACCGCTTGTCCGTTCGTCTTATCATGCTGCAGAAGGAGTTTAAGCCATAGCTTACACAATGAAGGGAACAAAGGATCAATGACAAATGAAGTGGTATTGGGCTTGTTAGGCCAATTAGCCAAATACCTCCAATCACTCCTATCATCATAACAAAAAGTAGGGATACACGCTCGTGTATCCCTACTTGCTTTAAAAAAAATATCTTGGTATACTTATCTTATTCCGTAATCTGAACCGTTGCACGGCGGTTGAACGAGATAGGAGATAAGGTCTCTACTCCACCCTTACCAACAGTCGTAATCTTATTGCTCTCAACACCCATCTTAACAAGTTCACCAGCAACAACAGTAGCACGACGCTCTGACAACTTTTGGTTGTAAGCAGCAGAACCTGTTGCGCTATCTGCATAACCTGTCACAAGGAGGTTGTTATTATTGTCCTTAGCATACTTCGCCAAAGCCTGTACGTTTACGAGGTCTTTCTGAGAAGCAATCGTAGACTGGTTGATCTCGAAGAAGACTGAAACTGGGGTTGTTACCAACTGCTTCACAGACTCCGACACGGTCTCAACAGGCTTCTGATTTGCCAATTCATTACGAAGACGTGCATTCTCTTCCTCTGCATCCTGAAGGCGTGCATTCAGTGCATCGAGTGCTGCCTGATGCTGTGTATTGATAGCTTCCATATCTGGGCTCTTCTTCCAAGTACCCTTACCGATATTGAAGTTCAAACCAATTTCTGCATAAAGGTTATTGTCATGTGACTCCCATCCA
Encoded here:
- the lipA gene encoding lipoyl synthase, translating into MKYILLPKPDTIHQLPFYFAVEEYVARHYTDDDYFMGWRVNPTVMLGRNQLIDNEVNTDYCKEQKIDIFRRKSGGGCIYADKGCIQFSYISRATNANEAFAQYMQRMADLLKGLKIEAQLSGRNDILIDNTKVSGCAFYQLSNRSILHNSLLFDTQLDHLSNALTPAKEKLQSKGVESVRQRVTNVATYTQLDILSFMDYVRLEMCGAEVLELTEDDMKGVAEIEKELASDDFVYGKNPKYSLVRKHRFEGVGTLEAHIELKNNIIGSINMVGDYFLLGDIDHDFLSLLKGCAFTREAVEERLQDIDLSTIIRGLKLRQFLHLLFGREPHVMKPDWLKIDLTSKKSTGETAGILAKHHLNTICTSGLCPNRSECWMARTATLMIGGDICTRKCRFCNTLSGRPRLLNPDEPRHVAESVKALKLRYAVITSVDRDDLPDYGAAHWIKTIEEIRRLNPDTKIELLIPDFMGKAELIRQVMATRPHVAGHNMETVRRLTPSVRSVARYERSLDVLREIANCGITAKTGFMLGLGETHEEILETMDDILTTGCQRLTLGQYLQPTAEHLPVKAHITPEKFAEYKRIALEKGFKHVVSGPLVRSSYHAAEGV
- a CDS encoding aspartate-semialdehyde dehydrogenase, which translates into the protein MKVAIVGASGAVGQEFLRILAERNFPMDELVLFGSERSAGKKYTFKGKEYEVKLLQHNDDFKDVDIAFTSAGGGTSAEFAETITKYGAVMIDNSSQFRQDDDVPLVVPEINAEDALNRPRGIIANPNCTTIMMVVVLNPIDKLSHIKKVHVSSYQSASGAGAAAMAELQQQYKELVETGEVKTVEKFPHQLAYNVIPQIDKMTENDYTKEEVKMFNETRKIMHSDVRTSATCVRVSSLRSHSEAVWFETERPLSVEEIREALKAAPGVTVVDDPQNYIYPMPLESAGHDDIYVGRIRKDLADDNGNTLWLTGDQIRKGAALNAVQIAEYLIKVGNVK
- a CDS encoding FMN-binding protein; amino-acid sequence: MLKKQLVSVAAITVLTTGIAFAAVQQDKVMYKQADGTYVVNTTSLCQNVKGFKGATPVEVYIKNNKVVKVEALPNREGPKFYDKVKQGLFPKFNGMKLSKAAKAESLDGVTGATYTSRAVKENVAAAVAYYKKNK
- a CDS encoding cation:proton antiporter; this encodes MLNLSQYFPITDPTLIFFVVLLMILLSPIIMGRLRIPHIIGMVLAGVLVGKYGLNILGRDASFELFGRVGLFYIMFLAGLEMDMEGLKKNRNRVVVFGMLTFLIPFAMTYFMGVSLLGYLPLASLLLAAIMASNTLIAYPIVGRYGLTRHTSSTLSVGSSMMALFMALIVMASIVNSFHGNGGIVFWLLFILKFVAYCVGLIMVIPRVTRWFLRRYSDAVMQFIFILAIVFLSAALSDAVGLEGIFGAFMSGLILNRFVPKVSPLMNRIEFTGNALFIPYFLIGVGMLINVRLLFEGSKILWVVFCIVFFGTLGKAVAAYLAARIFRLSWLAGHMMFGLTSAHAAGAIAMVMVGRKLQVAPGEYLFGDEVLNGIVIMILFTCIISTVITERAAQRLRLQEKEGHDMMKNLDDEKILIPVKYPEYSDNLVTMATLMRNPRLKRELVALNVVYDDVNMRHNQAEGQRLLDHLCHLASASDVPMVTQVRIAANIANGIKHAFKEFQASEILMGLHFHKEISRSFWGEFTRSLYNGLSRQIIVTRILQPLNTIRRIQVAIPSRAEFEPGFYRWLERLARMAGNLECRITFHGRKETLQLVNEFIRNRFPSVRAEYEEMEHWKELPTLGSKVREDHLFVIVTARKGTISYKTAMERLPEELNKCVKGKTIMIIFPDQYGSEMDDMTFAQPQHTEERSAYEAVREWIHNKV